In Nymphaea colorata isolate Beijing-Zhang1983 chromosome 3, ASM883128v2, whole genome shotgun sequence, a genomic segment contains:
- the LOC116251651 gene encoding uncharacterized protein LOC116251651 isoform X1, with protein MTMPRLSRLFPPPPWRQTLRCCGGRGFRSKAALDALAKASAESLVLYNYPSFAGAFGSLFARLYHSHLCRPLLILPFSSVHPFRAVDFKIEGLKTCYLIDFVGPDHFPHQLSQLIDQTFGIVSITDFKIHCFRVVVIDHHKSALLKVDPGEDCPRNLHLHLDTNKSSAVAAYDYFTQQLNTENSAEQQEKMCLINGEDAARILMLIKYIEDANLRKWELPDIRAFNIGIRPMFAKLNCVTNPYIFDQLLKLNPADLIAKGSSIIKSRQDAAKKLLGKPFKIRLGKGFYGNCLGIRADGNSNLADEIGKELSIRSAAAGLRPIGAVVYMQRGILKMCLRSTDSKADTSEIAKAYGGGGNSFSSSFTIKMDEYNKWVS; from the exons ATGACGATGCCTCGGCTCTCCCGCCTTTTTCCTCCTCCGCCATGGCGGCAGACCTTGCGCTGTTGCGGCGGAAGGGGATTCCGGTCGAAGGCAGCGCTGGATGCCCTAGCAAAGGCCTCTGCAGAGAGCCTCGTCCTTTACAACTACCCATCCTTCGCCGGGGCCTTCGGTTCCCTCTTCGCCCGCCTCTATCACTCCCACCTCTGTCGCCCTCTCCTCATCCTCCCGTTCTCTTCCGTTCATCCCTTCAG GGCTGTAGACTTCAAAATTGAAGGACTTAAGACTTGTTACCTTATTGATTTTGTTGGGCCTGATCACTTCCCCCACCAACTTTCACAATTAATAGACCA AACATTTGGCATTGTTTCCATCACTGATTTCAAGATCCACTGTTTTAG GGTTGTGGTCATTGATCATCATAAATCTGCTCTGTTGAAGGTGGATCCTGGTGAAGATTGCCCAAGAAACCTACATTTACATCTAGATACCAACAAGAGCAGTGCAGTTGCGGCATATGACTACTTCACTCAGCAGCTCAACACAGAGAATTCAGCAGAG CAGCAGGAGAAAATGTGCTTGATTAATGGCGAAGATGCTGCTCGTATTTTGATGCTTATCAAGTACATTGAAGATGCTAATCTTCGTAAATGGGAGCTACCAGACATCCGTGCATTCAATATCGGAATCAGACCAATGTTTGCAAAGTTAAATTGTGTTACTAATCCTTACATATTTGATCAG TTATTAAAATTGAATCCTGCTGATTTAATTGCAAAGGGAAGTTCAATAATCAAATCTCGTCAGGATGCTGCGAAAAAATTGTTGGGGAAGCCTTTCAAGATTCGGTTAGGAAAGGGATTCTATGGCAACTGCTTG GGTATAAGAGCAGATGGAAATTCCAACTTAGCTGATGAAATTGGTAAAGAACTTAGCATAAGGAGCGCTGCAGCTGGTTTGAG GCCCATAGGTGCAGTTGTGTATATGCAACGAGGAATTCTGAAGATGTGCTTGAGGAGTACTGACAGTAAGGCAGATACTTCTGAAATTGCAAAG GCTTATGGCGGTGGAGGCAACTCTTTTTCAAGTTCATTTACTATAAAAATGGATGAATACAACAAGTGGGTTTCGTGA
- the LOC116251651 gene encoding uncharacterized protein LOC116251651 isoform X3, whose product MTMPRLSRLFPPPPWRQTLRCCGGRGFRSKAALDALAKASAESLVLYNYPSFAGAFGSLFARLYHSHLCRPLLILPFSSVHPFRAVDFKIEGLKTCYLIDFVGPDHFPHQLSQLIDQTFGIVSITDFKIHCFRVVVIDHHKSALLKVDPGEDCPRNLHLHLDTNKSSAVAAYDYFTQQLNTENSAEEKMCLINGEDAARILMLIKYIEDANLRKWELPDIRAFNIGIRPMFAKLNCVTNPYIFDQLLKLNPADLIAKGSSIIKSRQDAAKKLLGKPFKIRLGKGFYGNCLGIRADGNSNLADEIGKELSIRSAAAGLRPIGAVVYMQRGILKMCLRSTDSKADTSEIAKAYGGGGNSFSSSFTIKMDEYNKWVS is encoded by the exons ATGACGATGCCTCGGCTCTCCCGCCTTTTTCCTCCTCCGCCATGGCGGCAGACCTTGCGCTGTTGCGGCGGAAGGGGATTCCGGTCGAAGGCAGCGCTGGATGCCCTAGCAAAGGCCTCTGCAGAGAGCCTCGTCCTTTACAACTACCCATCCTTCGCCGGGGCCTTCGGTTCCCTCTTCGCCCGCCTCTATCACTCCCACCTCTGTCGCCCTCTCCTCATCCTCCCGTTCTCTTCCGTTCATCCCTTCAG GGCTGTAGACTTCAAAATTGAAGGACTTAAGACTTGTTACCTTATTGATTTTGTTGGGCCTGATCACTTCCCCCACCAACTTTCACAATTAATAGACCA AACATTTGGCATTGTTTCCATCACTGATTTCAAGATCCACTGTTTTAG GGTTGTGGTCATTGATCATCATAAATCTGCTCTGTTGAAGGTGGATCCTGGTGAAGATTGCCCAAGAAACCTACATTTACATCTAGATACCAACAAGAGCAGTGCAGTTGCGGCATATGACTACTTCACTCAGCAGCTCAACACAGAGAATTCAGCAGAG GAGAAAATGTGCTTGATTAATGGCGAAGATGCTGCTCGTATTTTGATGCTTATCAAGTACATTGAAGATGCTAATCTTCGTAAATGGGAGCTACCAGACATCCGTGCATTCAATATCGGAATCAGACCAATGTTTGCAAAGTTAAATTGTGTTACTAATCCTTACATATTTGATCAG TTATTAAAATTGAATCCTGCTGATTTAATTGCAAAGGGAAGTTCAATAATCAAATCTCGTCAGGATGCTGCGAAAAAATTGTTGGGGAAGCCTTTCAAGATTCGGTTAGGAAAGGGATTCTATGGCAACTGCTTG GGTATAAGAGCAGATGGAAATTCCAACTTAGCTGATGAAATTGGTAAAGAACTTAGCATAAGGAGCGCTGCAGCTGGTTTGAG GCCCATAGGTGCAGTTGTGTATATGCAACGAGGAATTCTGAAGATGTGCTTGAGGAGTACTGACAGTAAGGCAGATACTTCTGAAATTGCAAAG GCTTATGGCGGTGGAGGCAACTCTTTTTCAAGTTCATTTACTATAAAAATGGATGAATACAACAAGTGGGTTTCGTGA
- the LOC116251651 gene encoding uncharacterized protein LOC116251651 isoform X5 has protein sequence MTMPRLSRLFPPPPWRQTLRCCGGRGFRSKAALDALAKASAESLVLYNYPSFAGAFGSLFARLYHSHLCRPLLILPFSSVHPFRAVDFKIEGLKTCYLIDFVGPDHFPHQLSQLIDQVVVIDHHKSALLKVDPGEDCPRNLHLHLDTNKSSAVAAYDYFTQQLNTENSAEQQEKMCLINGEDAARILMLIKYIEDANLRKWELPDIRAFNIGIRPMFAKLNCVTNPYIFDQLLKLNPADLIAKGSSIIKSRQDAAKKLLGKPFKIRLGKGFYGNCLGIRADGNSNLADEIGKELSIRSAAAGLRPIGAVVYMQRGILKMCLRSTDSKADTSEIAKAYGGGGNSFSSSFTIKMDEYNKWVS, from the exons ATGACGATGCCTCGGCTCTCCCGCCTTTTTCCTCCTCCGCCATGGCGGCAGACCTTGCGCTGTTGCGGCGGAAGGGGATTCCGGTCGAAGGCAGCGCTGGATGCCCTAGCAAAGGCCTCTGCAGAGAGCCTCGTCCTTTACAACTACCCATCCTTCGCCGGGGCCTTCGGTTCCCTCTTCGCCCGCCTCTATCACTCCCACCTCTGTCGCCCTCTCCTCATCCTCCCGTTCTCTTCCGTTCATCCCTTCAG GGCTGTAGACTTCAAAATTGAAGGACTTAAGACTTGTTACCTTATTGATTTTGTTGGGCCTGATCACTTCCCCCACCAACTTTCACAATTAATAGACCA GGTTGTGGTCATTGATCATCATAAATCTGCTCTGTTGAAGGTGGATCCTGGTGAAGATTGCCCAAGAAACCTACATTTACATCTAGATACCAACAAGAGCAGTGCAGTTGCGGCATATGACTACTTCACTCAGCAGCTCAACACAGAGAATTCAGCAGAG CAGCAGGAGAAAATGTGCTTGATTAATGGCGAAGATGCTGCTCGTATTTTGATGCTTATCAAGTACATTGAAGATGCTAATCTTCGTAAATGGGAGCTACCAGACATCCGTGCATTCAATATCGGAATCAGACCAATGTTTGCAAAGTTAAATTGTGTTACTAATCCTTACATATTTGATCAG TTATTAAAATTGAATCCTGCTGATTTAATTGCAAAGGGAAGTTCAATAATCAAATCTCGTCAGGATGCTGCGAAAAAATTGTTGGGGAAGCCTTTCAAGATTCGGTTAGGAAAGGGATTCTATGGCAACTGCTTG GGTATAAGAGCAGATGGAAATTCCAACTTAGCTGATGAAATTGGTAAAGAACTTAGCATAAGGAGCGCTGCAGCTGGTTTGAG GCCCATAGGTGCAGTTGTGTATATGCAACGAGGAATTCTGAAGATGTGCTTGAGGAGTACTGACAGTAAGGCAGATACTTCTGAAATTGCAAAG GCTTATGGCGGTGGAGGCAACTCTTTTTCAAGTTCATTTACTATAAAAATGGATGAATACAACAAGTGGGTTTCGTGA
- the LOC116251651 gene encoding uncharacterized protein LOC116251651 isoform X2 — protein MTMPRLSRLFPPPPWRQTLRCCGGRGFRSKAALDALAKASAESLVLYNYPSFAGAFGSLFARLYHSHLCRPLLILPFSSVHPFRAVDFKIEGLKTCYLIDFVGPDHFPHQLSQLIDQTFGIVSITDFKIHCFRVVVIDHHKSALLKVDPGEDCPRNLHLHLDTNKSSAVAAYDYFTQQLNTENSAEQEKMCLINGEDAARILMLIKYIEDANLRKWELPDIRAFNIGIRPMFAKLNCVTNPYIFDQLLKLNPADLIAKGSSIIKSRQDAAKKLLGKPFKIRLGKGFYGNCLGIRADGNSNLADEIGKELSIRSAAAGLRPIGAVVYMQRGILKMCLRSTDSKADTSEIAKAYGGGGNSFSSSFTIKMDEYNKWVS, from the exons ATGACGATGCCTCGGCTCTCCCGCCTTTTTCCTCCTCCGCCATGGCGGCAGACCTTGCGCTGTTGCGGCGGAAGGGGATTCCGGTCGAAGGCAGCGCTGGATGCCCTAGCAAAGGCCTCTGCAGAGAGCCTCGTCCTTTACAACTACCCATCCTTCGCCGGGGCCTTCGGTTCCCTCTTCGCCCGCCTCTATCACTCCCACCTCTGTCGCCCTCTCCTCATCCTCCCGTTCTCTTCCGTTCATCCCTTCAG GGCTGTAGACTTCAAAATTGAAGGACTTAAGACTTGTTACCTTATTGATTTTGTTGGGCCTGATCACTTCCCCCACCAACTTTCACAATTAATAGACCA AACATTTGGCATTGTTTCCATCACTGATTTCAAGATCCACTGTTTTAG GGTTGTGGTCATTGATCATCATAAATCTGCTCTGTTGAAGGTGGATCCTGGTGAAGATTGCCCAAGAAACCTACATTTACATCTAGATACCAACAAGAGCAGTGCAGTTGCGGCATATGACTACTTCACTCAGCAGCTCAACACAGAGAATTCAGCAGAG CAGGAGAAAATGTGCTTGATTAATGGCGAAGATGCTGCTCGTATTTTGATGCTTATCAAGTACATTGAAGATGCTAATCTTCGTAAATGGGAGCTACCAGACATCCGTGCATTCAATATCGGAATCAGACCAATGTTTGCAAAGTTAAATTGTGTTACTAATCCTTACATATTTGATCAG TTATTAAAATTGAATCCTGCTGATTTAATTGCAAAGGGAAGTTCAATAATCAAATCTCGTCAGGATGCTGCGAAAAAATTGTTGGGGAAGCCTTTCAAGATTCGGTTAGGAAAGGGATTCTATGGCAACTGCTTG GGTATAAGAGCAGATGGAAATTCCAACTTAGCTGATGAAATTGGTAAAGAACTTAGCATAAGGAGCGCTGCAGCTGGTTTGAG GCCCATAGGTGCAGTTGTGTATATGCAACGAGGAATTCTGAAGATGTGCTTGAGGAGTACTGACAGTAAGGCAGATACTTCTGAAATTGCAAAG GCTTATGGCGGTGGAGGCAACTCTTTTTCAAGTTCATTTACTATAAAAATGGATGAATACAACAAGTGGGTTTCGTGA
- the LOC116251651 gene encoding uncharacterized protein LOC116251651 isoform X7 has protein sequence MTMPRLSRLFPPPPWRQTLRCCGGRGFRSKAALDALAKASAESLVLYNYPSFAGAFGSLFARLYHSHLCRPLLILPFSSVHPFRAVDFKIEGLKTCYLIDFVGPDHFPHQLSQLIDQTFGIVSITDFKIHCFRVVVIDHHKSALLKVDPGEDCPRNLHLHLDTNKSSAVAAYDYFTQQLNTENSAEQQEKMCLINGEDAARILMLIKYIEDANLRKWELPDIRAFNIGIRPMFAKLNCVTNPYIFDQGIRADGNSNLADEIGKELSIRSAAAGLRPIGAVVYMQRGILKMCLRSTDSKADTSEIAKAYGGGGNSFSSSFTIKMDEYNKWVS, from the exons ATGACGATGCCTCGGCTCTCCCGCCTTTTTCCTCCTCCGCCATGGCGGCAGACCTTGCGCTGTTGCGGCGGAAGGGGATTCCGGTCGAAGGCAGCGCTGGATGCCCTAGCAAAGGCCTCTGCAGAGAGCCTCGTCCTTTACAACTACCCATCCTTCGCCGGGGCCTTCGGTTCCCTCTTCGCCCGCCTCTATCACTCCCACCTCTGTCGCCCTCTCCTCATCCTCCCGTTCTCTTCCGTTCATCCCTTCAG GGCTGTAGACTTCAAAATTGAAGGACTTAAGACTTGTTACCTTATTGATTTTGTTGGGCCTGATCACTTCCCCCACCAACTTTCACAATTAATAGACCA AACATTTGGCATTGTTTCCATCACTGATTTCAAGATCCACTGTTTTAG GGTTGTGGTCATTGATCATCATAAATCTGCTCTGTTGAAGGTGGATCCTGGTGAAGATTGCCCAAGAAACCTACATTTACATCTAGATACCAACAAGAGCAGTGCAGTTGCGGCATATGACTACTTCACTCAGCAGCTCAACACAGAGAATTCAGCAGAG CAGCAGGAGAAAATGTGCTTGATTAATGGCGAAGATGCTGCTCGTATTTTGATGCTTATCAAGTACATTGAAGATGCTAATCTTCGTAAATGGGAGCTACCAGACATCCGTGCATTCAATATCGGAATCAGACCAATGTTTGCAAAGTTAAATTGTGTTACTAATCCTTACATATTTGATCAG GGTATAAGAGCAGATGGAAATTCCAACTTAGCTGATGAAATTGGTAAAGAACTTAGCATAAGGAGCGCTGCAGCTGGTTTGAG GCCCATAGGTGCAGTTGTGTATATGCAACGAGGAATTCTGAAGATGTGCTTGAGGAGTACTGACAGTAAGGCAGATACTTCTGAAATTGCAAAG GCTTATGGCGGTGGAGGCAACTCTTTTTCAAGTTCATTTACTATAAAAATGGATGAATACAACAAGTGGGTTTCGTGA
- the LOC116251651 gene encoding uncharacterized protein LOC116251651 isoform X8, with protein MTMPRLSRLFPPPPWRQTLRCCGGRGFRSKAALDALAKASAESLVLYNYPSFAGAFGSLFARLYHSHLCRPLLILPFSSVHPFRVVVIDHHKSALLKVDPGEDCPRNLHLHLDTNKSSAVAAYDYFTQQLNTENSAEQQEKMCLINGEDAARILMLIKYIEDANLRKWELPDIRAFNIGIRPMFAKLNCVTNPYIFDQLLKLNPADLIAKGSSIIKSRQDAAKKLLGKPFKIRLGKGFYGNCLGIRADGNSNLADEIGKELSIRSAAAGLRPIGAVVYMQRGILKMCLRSTDSKADTSEIAKAYGGGGNSFSSSFTIKMDEYNKWVS; from the exons ATGACGATGCCTCGGCTCTCCCGCCTTTTTCCTCCTCCGCCATGGCGGCAGACCTTGCGCTGTTGCGGCGGAAGGGGATTCCGGTCGAAGGCAGCGCTGGATGCCCTAGCAAAGGCCTCTGCAGAGAGCCTCGTCCTTTACAACTACCCATCCTTCGCCGGGGCCTTCGGTTCCCTCTTCGCCCGCCTCTATCACTCCCACCTCTGTCGCCCTCTCCTCATCCTCCCGTTCTCTTCCGTTCATCCCTTCAG GGTTGTGGTCATTGATCATCATAAATCTGCTCTGTTGAAGGTGGATCCTGGTGAAGATTGCCCAAGAAACCTACATTTACATCTAGATACCAACAAGAGCAGTGCAGTTGCGGCATATGACTACTTCACTCAGCAGCTCAACACAGAGAATTCAGCAGAG CAGCAGGAGAAAATGTGCTTGATTAATGGCGAAGATGCTGCTCGTATTTTGATGCTTATCAAGTACATTGAAGATGCTAATCTTCGTAAATGGGAGCTACCAGACATCCGTGCATTCAATATCGGAATCAGACCAATGTTTGCAAAGTTAAATTGTGTTACTAATCCTTACATATTTGATCAG TTATTAAAATTGAATCCTGCTGATTTAATTGCAAAGGGAAGTTCAATAATCAAATCTCGTCAGGATGCTGCGAAAAAATTGTTGGGGAAGCCTTTCAAGATTCGGTTAGGAAAGGGATTCTATGGCAACTGCTTG GGTATAAGAGCAGATGGAAATTCCAACTTAGCTGATGAAATTGGTAAAGAACTTAGCATAAGGAGCGCTGCAGCTGGTTTGAG GCCCATAGGTGCAGTTGTGTATATGCAACGAGGAATTCTGAAGATGTGCTTGAGGAGTACTGACAGTAAGGCAGATACTTCTGAAATTGCAAAG GCTTATGGCGGTGGAGGCAACTCTTTTTCAAGTTCATTTACTATAAAAATGGATGAATACAACAAGTGGGTTTCGTGA
- the LOC116251651 gene encoding uncharacterized protein LOC116251651 isoform X6, with product MTMPRLSRLFPPPPWRQTLRCCGGRGFRSKAALDALAKASAESLVLYNYPSFAGAFGSLFARLYHSHLCRPLLILPFSSVHPFRTFGIVSITDFKIHCFRVVVIDHHKSALLKVDPGEDCPRNLHLHLDTNKSSAVAAYDYFTQQLNTENSAEQQEKMCLINGEDAARILMLIKYIEDANLRKWELPDIRAFNIGIRPMFAKLNCVTNPYIFDQLLKLNPADLIAKGSSIIKSRQDAAKKLLGKPFKIRLGKGFYGNCLGIRADGNSNLADEIGKELSIRSAAAGLRPIGAVVYMQRGILKMCLRSTDSKADTSEIAKAYGGGGNSFSSSFTIKMDEYNKWVS from the exons ATGACGATGCCTCGGCTCTCCCGCCTTTTTCCTCCTCCGCCATGGCGGCAGACCTTGCGCTGTTGCGGCGGAAGGGGATTCCGGTCGAAGGCAGCGCTGGATGCCCTAGCAAAGGCCTCTGCAGAGAGCCTCGTCCTTTACAACTACCCATCCTTCGCCGGGGCCTTCGGTTCCCTCTTCGCCCGCCTCTATCACTCCCACCTCTGTCGCCCTCTCCTCATCCTCCCGTTCTCTTCCGTTCATCCCTTCAG AACATTTGGCATTGTTTCCATCACTGATTTCAAGATCCACTGTTTTAG GGTTGTGGTCATTGATCATCATAAATCTGCTCTGTTGAAGGTGGATCCTGGTGAAGATTGCCCAAGAAACCTACATTTACATCTAGATACCAACAAGAGCAGTGCAGTTGCGGCATATGACTACTTCACTCAGCAGCTCAACACAGAGAATTCAGCAGAG CAGCAGGAGAAAATGTGCTTGATTAATGGCGAAGATGCTGCTCGTATTTTGATGCTTATCAAGTACATTGAAGATGCTAATCTTCGTAAATGGGAGCTACCAGACATCCGTGCATTCAATATCGGAATCAGACCAATGTTTGCAAAGTTAAATTGTGTTACTAATCCTTACATATTTGATCAG TTATTAAAATTGAATCCTGCTGATTTAATTGCAAAGGGAAGTTCAATAATCAAATCTCGTCAGGATGCTGCGAAAAAATTGTTGGGGAAGCCTTTCAAGATTCGGTTAGGAAAGGGATTCTATGGCAACTGCTTG GGTATAAGAGCAGATGGAAATTCCAACTTAGCTGATGAAATTGGTAAAGAACTTAGCATAAGGAGCGCTGCAGCTGGTTTGAG GCCCATAGGTGCAGTTGTGTATATGCAACGAGGAATTCTGAAGATGTGCTTGAGGAGTACTGACAGTAAGGCAGATACTTCTGAAATTGCAAAG GCTTATGGCGGTGGAGGCAACTCTTTTTCAAGTTCATTTACTATAAAAATGGATGAATACAACAAGTGGGTTTCGTGA
- the LOC116251651 gene encoding uncharacterized protein LOC116251651 isoform X4 has protein sequence MTMPRLSRLFPPPPWRQTLRCCGGRGFRSKAALDALAKASAESLVLYNYPSFAGAFGSLFARLYHSHLCRPLLILPFSSVHPFRAVDFKIEGLKTCYLIDFVGPDHFPHQLSQLIDQTFGIVSITDFKIHCFRVVVIDHHKSALLKVDPGEDCPRNLHLHLDTNKSSAVAAYDYFTQQLNTENSAEQQEKMCLINGEDAARILMLIKYIEDANLRKWELPDIRAFNIGIRPMFAKLNCVTNPYIFDQGSSIIKSRQDAAKKLLGKPFKIRLGKGFYGNCLGIRADGNSNLADEIGKELSIRSAAAGLRPIGAVVYMQRGILKMCLRSTDSKADTSEIAKAYGGGGNSFSSSFTIKMDEYNKWVS, from the exons ATGACGATGCCTCGGCTCTCCCGCCTTTTTCCTCCTCCGCCATGGCGGCAGACCTTGCGCTGTTGCGGCGGAAGGGGATTCCGGTCGAAGGCAGCGCTGGATGCCCTAGCAAAGGCCTCTGCAGAGAGCCTCGTCCTTTACAACTACCCATCCTTCGCCGGGGCCTTCGGTTCCCTCTTCGCCCGCCTCTATCACTCCCACCTCTGTCGCCCTCTCCTCATCCTCCCGTTCTCTTCCGTTCATCCCTTCAG GGCTGTAGACTTCAAAATTGAAGGACTTAAGACTTGTTACCTTATTGATTTTGTTGGGCCTGATCACTTCCCCCACCAACTTTCACAATTAATAGACCA AACATTTGGCATTGTTTCCATCACTGATTTCAAGATCCACTGTTTTAG GGTTGTGGTCATTGATCATCATAAATCTGCTCTGTTGAAGGTGGATCCTGGTGAAGATTGCCCAAGAAACCTACATTTACATCTAGATACCAACAAGAGCAGTGCAGTTGCGGCATATGACTACTTCACTCAGCAGCTCAACACAGAGAATTCAGCAGAG CAGCAGGAGAAAATGTGCTTGATTAATGGCGAAGATGCTGCTCGTATTTTGATGCTTATCAAGTACATTGAAGATGCTAATCTTCGTAAATGGGAGCTACCAGACATCCGTGCATTCAATATCGGAATCAGACCAATGTTTGCAAAGTTAAATTGTGTTACTAATCCTTACATATTTGATCAG GGAAGTTCAATAATCAAATCTCGTCAGGATGCTGCGAAAAAATTGTTGGGGAAGCCTTTCAAGATTCGGTTAGGAAAGGGATTCTATGGCAACTGCTTG GGTATAAGAGCAGATGGAAATTCCAACTTAGCTGATGAAATTGGTAAAGAACTTAGCATAAGGAGCGCTGCAGCTGGTTTGAG GCCCATAGGTGCAGTTGTGTATATGCAACGAGGAATTCTGAAGATGTGCTTGAGGAGTACTGACAGTAAGGCAGATACTTCTGAAATTGCAAAG GCTTATGGCGGTGGAGGCAACTCTTTTTCAAGTTCATTTACTATAAAAATGGATGAATACAACAAGTGGGTTTCGTGA
- the LOC116251651 gene encoding uncharacterized protein LOC116251651 isoform X9 yields MAADLALLRRKGIPVEGSAGCPSKGLCREPRPLQLPILRRGLRFPLRPPLSLPPLSPSPHPPVLFRSSLQVDPGEDCPRNLHLHLDTNKSSAVAAYDYFTQQLNTENSAEQQEKMCLINGEDAARILMLIKYIEDANLRKWELPDIRAFNIGIRPMFAKLNCVTNPYIFDQLLKLNPADLIAKGSSIIKSRQDAAKKLLGKPFKIRLGKGFYGNCLGIRADGNSNLADEIGKELSIRSAAAGLRPIGAVVYMQRGILKMCLRSTDSKADTSEIAKAYGGGGNSFSSSFTIKMDEYNKWVS; encoded by the exons ATGGCGGCAGACCTTGCGCTGTTGCGGCGGAAGGGGATTCCGGTCGAAGGCAGCGCTGGATGCCCTAGCAAAGGCCTCTGCAGAGAGCCTCGTCCTTTACAACTACCCATCCTTCGCCGGGGCCTTCGGTTCCCTCTTCGCCCGCCTCTATCACTCCCACCTCTGTCGCCCTCTCCTCATCCTCCCGTTCTCTTCCGTTCATCCCTTCAG GTGGATCCTGGTGAAGATTGCCCAAGAAACCTACATTTACATCTAGATACCAACAAGAGCAGTGCAGTTGCGGCATATGACTACTTCACTCAGCAGCTCAACACAGAGAATTCAGCAGAG CAGCAGGAGAAAATGTGCTTGATTAATGGCGAAGATGCTGCTCGTATTTTGATGCTTATCAAGTACATTGAAGATGCTAATCTTCGTAAATGGGAGCTACCAGACATCCGTGCATTCAATATCGGAATCAGACCAATGTTTGCAAAGTTAAATTGTGTTACTAATCCTTACATATTTGATCAG TTATTAAAATTGAATCCTGCTGATTTAATTGCAAAGGGAAGTTCAATAATCAAATCTCGTCAGGATGCTGCGAAAAAATTGTTGGGGAAGCCTTTCAAGATTCGGTTAGGAAAGGGATTCTATGGCAACTGCTTG GGTATAAGAGCAGATGGAAATTCCAACTTAGCTGATGAAATTGGTAAAGAACTTAGCATAAGGAGCGCTGCAGCTGGTTTGAG GCCCATAGGTGCAGTTGTGTATATGCAACGAGGAATTCTGAAGATGTGCTTGAGGAGTACTGACAGTAAGGCAGATACTTCTGAAATTGCAAAG GCTTATGGCGGTGGAGGCAACTCTTTTTCAAGTTCATTTACTATAAAAATGGATGAATACAACAAGTGGGTTTCGTGA